The Daucus carota subsp. sativus chromosome 9, DH1 v3.0, whole genome shotgun sequence genome window below encodes:
- the LOC108200662 gene encoding uncharacterized protein LOC108200662 yields METTRPRATEHTGGNITIDLPIGEIVGANFDLGNAVCSHGLFMMAPNKWDPHSKTLARPLRLNSDGDYDSPSVNVQISHPEDTPSALRLRVFDVEFLSNNQKQSLMDQVRRMLRLSKEEEQNVREFQEMYIEAKKKGFGRLFRSPTLFEDMVKCILLCNCQWSRTLSMARALCELQMELKSPLLGSPVCEANNCSASRNRVADIDQFLPKTPVGKEVKRRNGTRKDSSLSAISNAEVEKDVSVNIDCAEISGFHRLDKQGTSFHMRTDKNIYMPFDDSSTLAESAGVNLNLISDANSSEIAHDYSSNYIGNFPSPAELVSIDENILANRCKLGYRAKRIISLARTIVEGRIQPKQLEQACSRPSVSIYNKLADQLKEIEGFGPYTCANVLMCMGFYHVIPSDSETIRHIKQVHKRNSDIRTIGQDVEVIYGKFAPFQYLVYWSEVWSFYEERFGRLRQMIYSDYKLITATNLIPKTPAKQKKNKRIKLT; encoded by the exons ATGGAAACAACGCGCCCACGCGCCACCGAACACACCGGCGGAAACATAACAATAGACCTCCCAATCGGCGAAATCGTCGGCGCTAACTTCGACCTTGGAAACGCGGTATGCAGTCACGGCCTCTTCATGATGGCTCCCAACAAGTGGGACCCACACTCAAAAACCCTAGCGCGTCCATTGCGTCTCAATAGCGATGGAGATTACGATTCTCCGTCGGTGAATGTGCAGATATCACACCCTGAGGATACTCCCAGTGCACTTCGTCTCCGTGTTTTCGATGTCGAGTTCCTGTCGAATAATCAGAAACAATCACTTATG GATCAAGTGAGGCGAATGCTGCGATTGAGTAAAGAAGAGGAGCAGAATGTGAGGGAATTCCAGGAGATGTATATCGAGGCAAAGAAGAAGGGCTTTGGGAGATTGTTTAGGTCTCCGACGTTGTTTGAAGATATGGTTAAGTGCATACTTCTATGCAACTGCCA GTGGTCAAGGACTTTGAGCATGGCTAGAGCATTATGTGAACTTCAGATGGAACTTAAGTCTCCTCTATTAGGTTCTCCAGTTTGTGAAGCTAATAATTGTTCAGCATCTAGGAACCGAGTAGCTGATATTGACCAATTTCTTCCAAAGACGCCTGTCGGAAAAGAGGTAAAGAGAAGGAATGGAACTCGAAAGGATTCTTCACTTTCTGCAATCAGCAACGCAGAGGTTGAAAAAGATGTTTCCGTCAATATAGACTGTGCTGAAATTTCAGGATTTCATAGGCTAGATAAACAAGGCACAAGCTTCCATATGAGAACAGATAAGAACATTTATATGCCATTTGATGATTCTTCTACTTTAGCTGAATCAGCCGGAGTTAATTTAAACTTGATCTCTGATGCTAATTCATCAGAAATAGCCCATGATTACTCGAGTAATTATATTGGAAATTTTCCTAGTCCAGCAGAGTTAGTAAGCATTGATGAAAATATCTTGGCAAATCGCTGCAAGCTTGGTTACAGAGCAAAACGCATAATTAGTCTTGCTCGAACTATCGTTGAAGGAAGGATTCAACCTAAACAACTGGAGCAAGCCTGCAGCAGACCAAGCGTATCCATATACAATAAGCTTGCTGACCAGCTGAAAGAAATTGAGGGATTCGGTCCATATACATGTGCCAACGTGCTCATGTGCATGGGGTTTTACCATGTGATCCCATCTGATTCCGAAACTATTAGGCATATTAAACAG GTTCACAAGAGAAATTCTGACATTCGAACAATTGGACAAGATGTTGAAGTGATTTATGGAAAATTTGCACCATTTCAGTACTTGGTATATTG GTCGGAAGTGTGGTCCTTCTACGAGGAAAGGTTTGGAAGGCTGAGACAAATGATTTATTCTGACTATAAACTTATAACTGCCACTAATTTGATACCGAAAACCCCTGCCAAACAGAAGAAAAATAAGCGAATTAAGCTGACGTAA
- the LOC108202972 gene encoding pentatricopeptide repeat-containing protein At1g08070, chloroplastic translates to MLHSSLSNLLKGRISRPQLLKIHAKVFVLGAHQDNLVATRLIGHYPSQLALSVFNYLHSPNIFPCNAIIRSLAQEGYSDSAFLVFKRLNFWSLLPNDLTFSFICKACFRASDVGYVKQVHTHVLKLGYGDDFVVCNGLVGVYARGFSDLVSARKLFDEMPEKGLVCCWTSLIAGYAKLGQSEEALQLFLVMVRDNLRPDDETMVSVLSACSNLDIENNEKWAKILSQFEKNCVSKRFGFDALYTVLVYIYGKLEKVEDGRQIFNKISAQGKTSVIAWNVMIGAYVQNSDASEALSLFRQMEDFKTCPNHVTMVSVLSACAQIGDLELGLWIHEYMKSKEWKGCRALNRNLNTTLIDMYCKCGDLKRARDVFGGMFTKDVVAFNVMIMGLAINGEGQEALSMFSGMQDVGLIPDAGTFLGVLCACSHSGFLEKGRHVFADMRQRFSVYPKLEHYACYVDLLSRSGCIQEALEVVISMPYEPNGFVWGSLLGGCVLHKKLEYAENISKMLVRADPDNSAGYVLLSNAYASDRRWGDVSELRCFMKEKGVKKHSANSWVSIEGAVHEFFAGSPSHPQIGQLLDILDGLSMKMKLGIT, encoded by the coding sequence ATGCTTCACTCCAGCCTTTCTAATCTCTTAAAGGGACGGATTTCAAGACCCCAACTTCTCAAAATTCATGCCAAAGTGTTTGTTTTAGGTGCCCATCAAGATAATCTTGTAGCTACTCGCCTCATTGGTCATTACCCATCTCAATTAGCTCTCTCTGTGTTTAATTACTTGCATTCACCTAATATATTCCCATGTAATGCCATTATTAGATCATTAGCTCAAGAGGGTTATTCTGATTCTGCTTTCTTGGTCTTTAAAAGATTGAATTTTTGGTCCCTTTTGCCTAATGACTtgacattttcttttatttgtaaGGCGTGTTTTCGAGCTAGTGATGTTGGTTATGTTAAGCAGGTTCATACCCATGTTTTGAAATTGGGGTATGGTGATGATTTTGTTGTCTGTAATGGATTGGTAGGTGTTTATGCTAGGGGTTTTAGTGATTTAGTGTCTGCGCGTAAGTTGTTTGATGAGATGCCTGAAAAGGGTTTGGTTTGTTGCTGGACATCGCTGATTGCGGGGTATGCTAAGTTAGGTCAGTCTGAGGAAGCATTGCAGCTGTTTTTAGTTATGGTACGGGATAATTTGAGGCCGGATGATGAGACCATGGTTAGTGTTTTATCTGCTTGCTCAAATCTTGACATAGAGAACAATGAGAAGTGGGCAAAGATTCTATCCcagtttgaaaaaaattgtgttTCCAAAAGATTTGGTTTTGATGCGCTGTATACTGtacttgtttatatatatgGGAAATTGGAGAAGGTTGAAGATGGCAGgcagatatttaataaaatttctgCTCAGGGAAAGACAAGTGTGATTGCTTGGAATGTAATGATAGGTGCATACGTTCAAAATTCAGACGCGTCGGAGGCTTTGAGTTTGTTTAGGCAGATGGAAGATTTTAAGACTTGTCCCAACCATGTTACAATGGTTTCTGTGCTTTCAGCTTGTGCACAAATTGGTGATCTAGAACTTGGTCTGTGGATCCATGAGTACATGAAATCTAAAGAATGGAAAGGTTGCCGTGCTTTGAACCGAAACTTGAATACCACATTGATTGATATGTACTGTAAATGTGGGGATTTAAAAAGGGCTAGAGATGTTTTCGGTGGAATGTTCACTAAGGATGTTGTCGCCTTCAATGTGATGATCATGGGTCTTGCAATAAATGGCGAAGGACAAGAGGCTTTGTCCATGTTCTCAGGAATGCAAGATGTTGGCTTGATCCCCGATGCTGGAACTTTTCTTGGAGTTCTATGTGCATGTAGTCACTCAGGATTCTTAGAAAAAGGACGTCATGTGTTTGCAGACATGAGACAACGATTTTCTGTGTACCCAAAGTTGGAACACTACGCATGCTATGTTGATCTTCTTTCAAGATCAGGATGCATTCAAGAAGCGCTTGAAGTTGTTATATCAATGCCATATGAACCTAATGGTTTTGTATGGGGGTCCTTACTTGGGGGATGTGTTCTTCACAAAAAATTAGAATATGCAGAAAACATTTCCAAAATGCTCGTTAGAGCGGATCCTGATAATTCTGCCGGTTATGTGTTGTTGTCCAATGCATATGCTAGTGATCGTCGATGGGGTGATGTCTCAGAACTGAGGTGTTTCATGAAAGAAAAGGGTGTGAAAAAACATTCAGCAAATAGTTGGGTCAGCATAGAAGGAGCTGTCCATGAATTTTTTGCAGGGTCCCCATCACATCCACAAATTGGTCAACTTCTTGATATTTTGGACGGCTTGTCAATGAAGATGAAGTTGGGTATTACTTAG
- the LOC108200492 gene encoding glutathione S-transferase zeta class isoform X1, translating to MVMKLYSHYMSSCTFRVRIALRLKGLDHEYIAVDMINGEHLTDEFLKLNPLGMVPALVDGDIIIADSFAILMYLEEKYPEHPLLPNDFQKRALNYQAANIVSSNIQPLQNPRIQMYIGKISSPDEMLPWTQHHICRGFAALEKLLANCAGKYATGDEVSLADCFIAPQVDAASKRFKIDMNDYPLLSRLYKAYVELPAFKDAMPENQPDSPAVGI from the exons ATG GTGATGAAGTTGTATTCTCATTACATGAGTTCCTGCACTTTTCGAGTTCGAATAGCTCTCCGGCTGAAAG GGCTTGATCATGAATATATTGCAGTAGATATGATAAATGGGGAGCATCTCACCGATG AGTTCTTAAAGCTCAATCCTCTTGGTATGGTTCCAGCACTGGTTGATGGAGACATAATAATTGCAGATTCTTTTGCCATCTTAATG TATCTGGAAGAGAAGTACCCTGAACATCCATTATTGCCAAATGATTTCCAGAAAAGGGCATTAAATTATCAG GCGGCAAATATTGTTTCCTCCAACATACAGCCTCTTCAGAATCCACGTATACAG ATGTATATCGGGAAAATATCTAGTCCGGACGAGATGCTTCCTTGGACCCAACATCATATTTGCAGAGGCTTTGCAG CTCTCGAGAAGCTATTAGCCAACTGTGCGGGTAAATATGCTACTGGAGATGAAGTTTCATTG GCTGATTGTTTCATAGCACCACAAGTAGATGCAGCAAGCAAAAGGTTTAAAATTGACATG AATGATTACCCTCTTTTATCAAGATTATACAAGGCATATGTTGAGCTACCTGCTTTCAAGGATGCAATGCCCGAAAATCAGCCAGACAGTCCAGCTGTGGGCATCTAA
- the LOC108200492 gene encoding glutathione S-transferase zeta class isoform X2, giving the protein MKLYSHYMSSCTFRVRIALRLKGLDHEYIAVDMINGEHLTDEFLKLNPLGMVPALVDGDIIIADSFAILMYLEEKYPEHPLLPNDFQKRALNYQAANIVSSNIQPLQNPRIQMYIGKISSPDEMLPWTQHHICRGFAALEKLLANCAGKYATGDEVSLADCFIAPQVDAASKRFKIDMNDYPLLSRLYKAYVELPAFKDAMPENQPDSPAVGI; this is encoded by the exons ATGAAGTTGTATTCTCATTACATGAGTTCCTGCACTTTTCGAGTTCGAATAGCTCTCCGGCTGAAAG GGCTTGATCATGAATATATTGCAGTAGATATGATAAATGGGGAGCATCTCACCGATG AGTTCTTAAAGCTCAATCCTCTTGGTATGGTTCCAGCACTGGTTGATGGAGACATAATAATTGCAGATTCTTTTGCCATCTTAATG TATCTGGAAGAGAAGTACCCTGAACATCCATTATTGCCAAATGATTTCCAGAAAAGGGCATTAAATTATCAG GCGGCAAATATTGTTTCCTCCAACATACAGCCTCTTCAGAATCCACGTATACAG ATGTATATCGGGAAAATATCTAGTCCGGACGAGATGCTTCCTTGGACCCAACATCATATTTGCAGAGGCTTTGCAG CTCTCGAGAAGCTATTAGCCAACTGTGCGGGTAAATATGCTACTGGAGATGAAGTTTCATTG GCTGATTGTTTCATAGCACCACAAGTAGATGCAGCAAGCAAAAGGTTTAAAATTGACATG AATGATTACCCTCTTTTATCAAGATTATACAAGGCATATGTTGAGCTACCTGCTTTCAAGGATGCAATGCCCGAAAATCAGCCAGACAGTCCAGCTGTGGGCATCTAA